The sequence below is a genomic window from Streptomyces sp. V1I1.
GTGGACGCGGCCAGGTCCTGAGCTGCGTACCACCGTGATGTGTAGTTGCCGAAGGTGACCTGCCCTGCGTCAGGGTCTTTCCATCCACCCGAGCGAACCCTCGCCTCTTCAGCGTCAGCGGCGCGCTTGGCCTCACGCTTGGTACGGAACCGGATGGTGATTCCGCTGTGATCAGCGATGGTGCCGTACTTGCCGGTTGAGATCTTGTAGCGGCCACGCCAGTACGTGCCGCGGTCTTCCGCGAACCCCATGGTCCCTCTCATCGCAAGGCGAAGGGTGGGAGTCGTCGAAGGACTCCCACCCATCTGGTCTGTTTCTTCGTCAGGCGGCCTTACGAGCACGCCGCGGACGTCGCGCCCGAAGCTTCACCACGGCTGTTGCTGTGGAGTCGGAGGTGCGCCGCACACTCGAAGCGGCCGTCTGAGCAGGCGCGTCACGCTGGCTGGGGCGTTCCTCAAAAATGCGGAAGATCTCTTCCACATGGCCCTTCGTGAAGCGGTAGCCGCTGCCACTGCGGATGAACGGGATGCGGCGGCGGCGCGCCTGTTCCTTCACCCACCACTCCGAGCAATCAAGGGCTTCGGCAACTTCGGCGGGTGAGTACGTCGGAGGAAGGCTGAGATTCTTCAGTCCCGGGTTCATGACTCCCCTTAGTGGAAGTACAGCGACGGGAGGCTGGTCCACCCCCCTTTCTCAGGTCCGCTACATCCGCTACGCCGCTACATCGCAGGTCAGCGGCGTGTTTTGTGTAGCGGACGGGTTGGATGTAGCGGCTACGGCCGTTCGCGGAGTGCGAGGCCGTAGCCGCTACATCGGGGTTTGCCGCTACAGCTTGTGGGCCTGTGAGCTGGGGTGTAGCGGCTGTAGCGGAAGTAGCTGACTCTCAGGGGCGGGTGCGCAGTAGCGCTGCCACGCGTCGGTGAGGTCTTCGCTGTAGTAGCCCTTGAGGATGCCGCCGGTGGTGCGGATGTTGCGGGAGGCGATGGGCTCGTTGTCAGCGGTCATGTACTCGCCGAGCATCCGCGAGAGACGCCGGTTGTCGAGTGGCTTGCCGTTCAGGTCGGCCCATGGGGCGTCGTCGAGGGAGTTGAGGCGGTCGAGGATGGCGATGGTGGGCAGTTTGTCGACGCCCACCATGACGTGGTCGCGTAGGTCGGTCAGCAGCCGCACGCCGAGGCTGCCTTTGTCGTTGAGCTGGGATGCCTTGACCAGGGTCACGCAGGCTTCGCGGGCTCGCCGGGGCCAGTCGCCCCCAGCGGCGTCCGCGATGGCGAGCAGCGGTTCCCATACGTCGGCGGGCCGGTCGGTGACGCCCTCGGGCATCTCGGGCCAGGCGCCCATGACCCATCCGCGGGCTTGCTCCGCCCAGTCGGCGAGGCGGTCGCGCAGGGCGGTGCCTTCCTTTTCGTGCAGGCGGGCGCGGAAGGGTTCGACTTTCTCGTTCCGGGCCCGCCGGCGCATGCGGATGATGACCGATCGGGTCAGGATCGTGTCGGGCAGTGAGCCGAGGCCTGCGACGGCGACGGCTGTGTAGGACGGGAACGGCGTCACGGTCTGGCTGTCGCCGACGCACCGGTAGGTGACGCCCGTGCGACGGTGGCCGGCGTTGAGGAACCCGCGCAGTTCTTCGTTGTCGCCCGCCTTGGGGCCAAAGACCGTGTCGATCTCGTCGAACAGGATCGTGGGCCGTCCGTCCGGTCCGGACACTGCACGGAAGAGAGCAGCCGCTGAGGCGTTCACGGCCACCATGGGGTGCGGGACAAGGGTTTCCACGATCTCCAGCGCACGCGACTTGCCCGACCCCGGTTCGGGGGAGAGGAAGGCGATGCGGGGTGTGGAGTCGAAGCAGTCGAGCAGGTGGGCGTGTGCGTCCCACAGCGCGACGGCGACGTAGGCGGCTTCGGTGGGGAAGATGTTGAACCGGCGGTGGAAGGCCTCAATGTCGTTGAGCAGGGCCGCGCCGTCGATGGACGGCGCGTTCGAGGTGCTGGTCATGCGGCGGTCCTCCCTTCCTGGGGAGTGCGGAGCGGGCATACGTCGCGGTGGGCGGCGTGGGTTTCAATGAGCCGCAGGACGTCGCTTTTGCCTTTGGCGGAGCGTTCGAAGCCGCACCTGCACCAGGCGTGACCGAGGGCGATCCGGCACCATGAGGTAGGTGCGGTGACCCTTAGCCACGCGATCGGGTACCGGCCGTCTCCCTGCTGCGTGTCCGGGCGAACAGCAGCAGGGACGCCTTCGGCGACGTCCTTCGAGACGCCCAACGCCGCCTCGGGGAGAGCCGGTTGGGCGGGGTGCAGACCGTTCGCGCGGGTGTGGCCTTCCAAGGGGGGATGGAGTGGGGTGTTCATGCCGCATCCCGGGGCCGGGCTTTGCGGATGGAGCCGTCCAGGGCGCTGCGGATCGTGGCGCGGCACTCCGCGGCGGTGAGTCCCTGCGCCTCCCCCGCCGCTTGGAAGGCCTCCTCCACCACGTGCCTGGGGATGTCGCCCCACGCGACGAAGCGCCCCACCTTGAAGGCGCACCGGTTCAGCGTGATGTTGCGCTGCTTGTCCGGGGCCGCTGAGACCACGGCGCACTCCGACTCCAGCGCGGCAAGTGCCGCACGGTCGCCGCTGAACGACGGGAGCCTGAGCGGTCCGACAGGCCGTGCGGGAGCCGGTTGGAGCAGCCGCAGCAGCCACGCGGGCAGCGGGGCAGCCGTAGATCCGCCTACGGCCTCGTACGGTCCGGCGGGGGTGACACTGCCCGCTGCGACGACGTAGCCGCCCCACGCGCGGGTGTCGACCAACGGGGCAATGGTGCCTGCCGTGTTGGCCAGCCGCACGCCCGCCGGCGCGGTGAAGTACAGGTGTTGGCCACCGCTCGCAGTCCGCACCCGGCAGGTATCGGGGACGGCGTTGCCGGTGCGCTCGCAGAGCGCCTTGAAGGTCGCCACGCCGTCAGGCGTGTCCGCATTGCTGTAAGGCTTGGGCATGTCGAGATCGACGACCGCCAGCCCGGAAGGGCCGGTGGCAATACCGACGTTGAACGCGCCCCGCGCCCAGGTGGCGCGGATGCGGTCCGGGTCCGTCGTCGCGCGCTGCTCCCACTTGCGGTGCCCGCCCTCACACGGACCAGTGCGGGGACACGAGGCCTCCCCGTGGAGGGCAGGGCGCTTGGTGCCCGGACGGAGCGGGAAGACGTGCCAACCACATCCGGCGGCCTCCAGCGCTGCGCTCATCAGGTTCGCGCTCATGCGGCTACCTCCAGGGAGAACAGGTCGAGCATTAACGGCCGCGGGCCGCCTGCTCGCCCGATGTCGGTGGGTTGGTTCATGCTGGAGACCTCCACAGGTCTGTTGAGGACTGGAGAACCGGGGCGGCCCCGTGTCATTGGCGTGAGAGGGGGCCGCCCCGGGCGTAGCTAGGGGTGGTCGTCGGTGGGGAGTTCGGGCAGGCCCGCGCTCTCAAGGGCCTTGGGGTCGAACCCGGGCAGGGCCGCGCGGGTGATGAGCGCGGTGGCGAGGGCTTCGGCGTAGGCGGCCCCCGATCGAGCCACCTCGATCTGCGCTCCGGCCTGTAGGGCCGCCACGCGCTCGATGTGCGCGCGTTCCTCGCGCCGCTCGCTGGTGCGCCGCCCGTACGCGACGCTGTCGCGGCGGTCGGTGCGCCAGTAGCGGGCCGCGAGCCCGTACGCGACGGCGGTTGCCAGTGCCCACAACAGCAGCGGCAGTGACCAGCCGTCCGCGTATCCGGCGACCCCGGCGAGGGCGAGCCCTCCGGAGGCGGCGAACGCGGTTCCGGCTATGACGCTGTCACCGCGGCGACCGGCCGAGGCGAAAGCGCCGGCCGCTGCGGCCCCGGTGGCGAGCACCACCATCAACGCGGCGTTGCCGCCGGAGTGTTCAGCCCCGTTCGCGTTCCAGATCCGGCCGAGGATGAGCACGGTCGATGTGGCGATGGCCGGGGCCGCTTTCGGCAGGGCGAGGGCGAGCGTGTGGCGGGCGACGATTGGTTCGTTCATCACGGGCTCCCTACAGGTCGCCGATGGCGTTGACGACGGCGGTGGTGAGGTCGTTGACGGGCTGGGCCGCGCCGGTGGAGGCGAGGTAGAAGCCGAACATCACGGCGATGAACGCGGCGCCGTAGCCGAGGGTCTTGGAGCGGAGCAGGAAGAACAGGACCAGTCCGAACAGGGCCACGAGCGAGACGGTGATGGCCATCGGGGTTTCCCTTCCGGTGGGTTAGCGGGCGCCTTCGCGGTAGATCCGTGAGGCGCGGTTGTAGATCCAGCGGCCGACGCGTATCCGGCGGCCGGTGGCCTTGCAGCGGCGGCAGCTCTTGCCACGCTTGAGGCGGCCCTTGCGGTCGGTCTTCATCGCGAAGCCCCAGCCGCGGCACTTGCGGCAGGGTCCGAACGGCGACGCGGCGCACAGGCTGCCGTAACCGAGAGTGATGGCGAGTAGGCAGGCGATAGTGAGCAGGGCAGGGGTCATGACGGGCCCTCCCAGGCGGTGTTCAGGGATTTCCGCAGGTTGGCCGCTATCCGCTAGCGGCCTAATCAGGCGGCATGTGAGGTGCTAGCGGGGCCGCTAACGTTAGCGGGGGTTGCTGCTAGCGATAGCGGCCCCGAAGCGTCATCCGGCGTCGCGGTTTCGGTCACGCTCCGCAATCGCCGCCGTGATGTGGGCGCGTTCGATACCGCGCCGGTTGACGACCTTGCCGTCCACGCGGCGGCCGATCTGCACCGGCTTCACGCCGTACGGCTTGAGCGCGACCGCGAGCCGGGCCGCGTCCCACTCGCCCGCGTCGTCCTTCCACGTCCCGTACAGCTCCGGACGCAGGTCGGCGAGACGGGCAATGACGGTCTCGGACCACACCTTGGACTCGCCCCCAGGGACGACGGCCACGATGTCGTCCAGCAGGGTGTCGGCTGCCGCGCGCCGCTCCGGGGTCTGGCCCGCGGCCAGTCCGGTGAGTGTTCCGGCCTGTTCGCGTGCTGTGCGGGCGCGGTCGCAGATCGCGTCGGCGGCGGGGCCGTCGATGTAGTAGGTGCGCACGATCTGCGGGTCGTCGGTGGCGCCGACCAGGTAGCCGATGCCCTTGTCGGACTTGGTGAACGAGGTTGCCTGGATGCCGTTCTTGTAGGTCGAGGTGCCCAGGATCATGTCGTTCTCCATCTGGCCCATCACCCGCAGGCAGAACCGGGTGCCGACGTTCGCGCTGATCGCGGTGGGCAGCGACTCCTTGTCGGGGCGCTGGGTGGCCAGCAGCAGGATCACCCCGAGCGCCCGGCCGCGCTTGATGATGGCCGTGCACAGTGCGCCGGCCTCCTTGCCGTACTCGGGGTGGGAGAACAGTTCCTGGCACTCGTCGATGGCCAGCACCAGCGGGTGCAACCCGAGCGAGCGGTTCGCCGCGAGTTCCGGGGTGACCTTGTTCTCCGGGCACTTGTCCTTGGGCAGTGAGCTGATGACCTTTGCCCGGCGCTCCAGGTCGCCGTAGACGTAGCGGATCGAGTCCAGCGCGGCGGCGCAGGTGTCATCGTCCGGCCCGGAGCCGTAGTCGGCGGCGACCTTCGCCAGCCCGGCCAGGTCGCCGGTGCCCTTCAGCTCCCACACCAGCAGCTCCGCCAGCACATCCAGCGCAGCGGCCAGCAGCGGCGTGCGCAGCGAGAACGTCTTGCCCATGCCCGGCATCGCGCCGATGAGGACGTTGTCGTACATCAGGGTGAGATCGATGTTGCGCCCGCGCTGGTCGGTGCCGAACGGCAGCGGCTTGAACAGCGACGCGGTCCCCGACTTGGCCAGCGGCCACCGGGGCGGATTGACCTTGTTCAACGGCTGCATGCCGACCCACAGCATCATCCGACCGGCGTGCTCGTCCGGGACCGGCTCGGGCCACACACAGCCCAGCGGGCGACGGAGACCGGAGGCGAGTTTGGCGCGGCGTTCCAGGATGTCCGGCACGGTCACCCCGTAGGGCAGGTCCACATCCGCGCGCCAGCCCGGCCCGTCCTGGCGGACCGGGTGCGGGAACTTGATGCCCTCCCCGCCCTTGCCCAGCGCCTTGTTGATCTCGGCGATACCGAGCGAGCCCAAAGCGCGCTCGATGCTGTTGGCGGTCGGCTTCTCCACCTCGGTCGGCACCACAGCGCGGGTGATGACCGGCTTGTCGGTCGGCGCCCCGGTGAAGCCGAACACGGCGACCGTGGCGGCCACGGCCACCGCGAGAATCCATGTGGGCGCGAGGACAAACAGGGCCAGCGCCAGGATGGGGCCGACGATCGCGGCGAGGGTGAGCAGGATCGCCCGCAGGCGTACCCGGCGGTCGCGCTGCCTCGACAGCTTCAGGTACTCCTCGACGTTCTCGCGGGTCGCGGCGGCCTGCCGCAGCGGCTCGCCCTCCGCATCGGCCACCCACCGCAGGGTGCCGCCAAGGAACTTGGCAAACCCGACCGGGGAGCGGGCGGTGAGTACGGCCGCGTAGTACGGCGTGCGGACGGCGTGGAAGCCGACGGAGTGGCCGACGTGTCCGGCCAGCCACCCGGCCGCATCGGCGAATTCCGGCTTGGAGCGAGCCCACGCGGGCAGGACCGACCGGCGCTTGGCCGACCGCATCCGGTCCCAGAATCCCGGACCGGCGGGAGTCGGTTCGTCGACCATCACCACCGCGTCGGGGGTGGAGTCGTCCGACCCGTCGGCCGACTCGCTCGGCTCCGGGTGGGTGAGCGAGTCGGGTGCGAAGTCGGCCGACCCGCCACGGGCCGACCGGGCCTTACCCAAGTCGACTACCTCGGCACCCGAGTCGGGTCCCCATTCACTTTCGAGTCGGCGGAAAAGTTGGTTTTCGTCGTCGTGATTCACTGAACGTCCCTCCCTGGGACAACGGGGTTGGAAGGGCCCGGCCGACGCTGTGAGAGGTGAGCGGTCGGGCCCGTCGCGGAATTGACGCCAGAGGCGAACCCTGTAGCGGATTCGTCACGTTGGGTTGAAATTTCGCCGCGTGCCGGTGACCAGCGCCTACGCCGCTGAAGTAGCGGGGTAGGCACAGGGCACGCACATGCCGAGCGAGGTCGGAATGCAGTACCCGGCATCGGTCCGGCAGGCGGGGCAGGTGCGGCGGGCAGTCATCGCCTTGGCGAGCGCGGCCCGCTTCGCAGAGGTCATCGGCCGCACGGGCTTGGCACGGTCGATGCGGTAGAGGTAGGCGACCAGAGCGCCCGACTTCCGGCCCCGGCAGCGCCGCATCACCTGCGCGGCGATCGGCTGCCCGCCGGGCCGTAGCCCGCGGGCACGGAGCTGACGGCGGGTGGCGTAACCGTCCGGGGCGACCCGCCACGGAAAGGTCGAAACCAGCGGGTTCGCAGAATCTGAGAGCTGCCTGAGGCTGAACCCGCTGCTGGTTGGCGTGTTTGGGCGGGTGAGGCCAGCGAGTTGGTGACGCTCTTGATCGCTACCGAGCCTGCTGGTTGGGTGGCTGGCATGACTGAGCTTGGATCCGTCGCCTGGCCACCTGCCCCGATCAGGACCGAGAGGCTCGTGCTCCGTGAGCCCGAGGCCCGGGACCGTGCGACGTTCATCGAGCTGCTGGCGTCGCCAGAGGTGCACACCTACCTCGGCGGTCCCCGCGCTCGTGACGAGCTTGAGCGTGAGATACCCGGGGTGCCCGAGCGGTGGCCCGGGAGTTTCGTCGTTGATCTCGACGGGGCGATGATCGGCCAGATCCTGCTCAGGCGAGCAACGGAGCACCGTCGCCCGGCTGCCGTGGGGAAGGCCGATCTCGGCTACCTGTTCCTGCCGCGAGCGTGGGGATTCGGGTATGCCGCCGAGGCGTGCGCGGCGGCACTCGATTGGTTCGACGGTGTCCTTCCCGGCGAGCCGGTGGTGCTCGCCACCCAGACCGCCAACGTCAGCTCGATGCGCCTC
It includes:
- a CDS encoding helix-turn-helix domain-containing protein: MNPGLKNLSLPPTYSPAEVAEALDCSEWWVKEQARRRRIPFIRSGSGYRFTKGHVEEIFRIFEERPSQRDAPAQTAASSVRRTSDSTATAVVKLRARRPRRARKAA
- a CDS encoding DUF3631 domain-containing protein, producing the protein MTSTSNAPSIDGAALLNDIEAFHRRFNIFPTEAAYVAVALWDAHAHLLDCFDSTPRIAFLSPEPGSGKSRALEIVETLVPHPMVAVNASAAALFRAVSGPDGRPTILFDEIDTVFGPKAGDNEELRGFLNAGHRRTGVTYRCVGDSQTVTPFPSYTAVAVAGLGSLPDTILTRSVIIRMRRRARNEKVEPFRARLHEKEGTALRDRLADWAEQARGWVMGAWPEMPEGVTDRPADVWEPLLAIADAAGGDWPRRAREACVTLVKASQLNDKGSLGVRLLTDLRDHVMVGVDKLPTIAILDRLNSLDDAPWADLNGKPLDNRRLSRMLGEYMTADNEPIASRNIRTTGGILKGYYSEDLTDAWQRYCAPAPESQLLPLQPLHPSSQAHKL
- a CDS encoding bifunctional DNA primase/polymerase, whose translation is MSANLMSAALEAAGCGWHVFPLRPGTKRPALHGEASCPRTGPCEGGHRKWEQRATTDPDRIRATWARGAFNVGIATGPSGLAVVDLDMPKPYSNADTPDGVATFKALCERTGNAVPDTCRVRTASGGQHLYFTAPAGVRLANTAGTIAPLVDTRAWGGYVVAAGSVTPAGPYEAVGGSTAAPLPAWLLRLLQPAPARPVGPLRLPSFSGDRAALAALESECAVVSAAPDKQRNITLNRCAFKVGRFVAWGDIPRHVVEEAFQAAGEAQGLTAAECRATIRSALDGSIRKARPRDAA
- a CDS encoding cell division protein FtsK translates to MNHDDENQLFRRLESEWGPDSGAEVVDLGKARSARGGSADFAPDSLTHPEPSESADGSDDSTPDAVVMVDEPTPAGPGFWDRMRSAKRRSVLPAWARSKPEFADAAGWLAGHVGHSVGFHAVRTPYYAAVLTARSPVGFAKFLGGTLRWVADAEGEPLRQAAATRENVEEYLKLSRQRDRRVRLRAILLTLAAIVGPILALALFVLAPTWILAVAVAATVAVFGFTGAPTDKPVITRAVVPTEVEKPTANSIERALGSLGIAEINKALGKGGEGIKFPHPVRQDGPGWRADVDLPYGVTVPDILERRAKLASGLRRPLGCVWPEPVPDEHAGRMMLWVGMQPLNKVNPPRWPLAKSGTASLFKPLPFGTDQRGRNIDLTLMYDNVLIGAMPGMGKTFSLRTPLLAAALDVLAELLVWELKGTGDLAGLAKVAADYGSGPDDDTCAAALDSIRYVYGDLERRAKVISSLPKDKCPENKVTPELAANRSLGLHPLVLAIDECQELFSHPEYGKEAGALCTAIIKRGRALGVILLLATQRPDKESLPTAISANVGTRFCLRVMGQMENDMILGTSTYKNGIQATSFTKSDKGIGYLVGATDDPQIVRTYYIDGPAADAICDRARTAREQAGTLTGLAAGQTPERRAAADTLLDDIVAVVPGGESKVWSETVIARLADLRPELYGTWKDDAGEWDAARLAVALKPYGVKPVQIGRRVDGKVVNRRGIERAHITAAIAERDRNRDAG
- a CDS encoding RRQRL motif-containing zinc-binding protein, with the protein product MVSTFPWRVAPDGYATRRQLRARGLRPGGQPIAAQVMRRCRGRKSGALVAYLYRIDRAKPVRPMTSAKRAALAKAMTARRTCPACRTDAGYCIPTSLGMCVPCAYPATSAA
- a CDS encoding GNAT family N-acetyltransferase; the encoded protein is MTELGSVAWPPAPIRTERLVLREPEARDRATFIELLASPEVHTYLGGPRARDELEREIPGVPERWPGSFVVDLDGAMIGQILLRRATEHRRPAAVGKADLGYLFLPRAWGFGYAAEACAAALDWFDGVLPGEPVVLATQTANVSSMRLAAKLGFTEVERFHAWDAEQWLGLRSPVTSSV